One segment of Leptospira kirschneri serovar Cynopteri str. 3522 CT DNA contains the following:
- the sixA gene encoding phosphohistidine phosphatase SixA: MKIIIARHGEAETTSLDGTDRSRQLTTKGEADVRKMGNFFKTGFKITKIYHSPYERTKNTAKIYTDILQPEQETESLNYLEAGQDMSRVCPMIREYSNSDTILLVGHSPDVSIFAEKLLGISGVGKSFLFSPGSALAINVPREKFHDGQIIWFVCPDFLC, translated from the coding sequence ATGAAGATTATAATTGCAAGACATGGAGAAGCGGAAACAACTTCTCTGGACGGAACGGATCGCTCAAGGCAACTCACAACCAAAGGAGAAGCGGACGTGCGAAAGATGGGGAATTTTTTTAAAACCGGTTTCAAAATCACAAAGATCTATCATAGTCCTTACGAAAGAACAAAAAACACCGCAAAAATTTATACGGACATTCTTCAACCCGAACAAGAAACAGAGTCATTGAATTATTTAGAAGCAGGTCAAGATATGTCTCGGGTTTGTCCGATGATTCGAGAATATTCTAACTCTGATACAATTCTTTTAGTAGGACATAGCCCGGACGTTTCCATATTTGCAGAAAAACTTTTAGGAATCAGTGGAGTTGGAAAAAGTTTTCTTTTTTCTCCAGGTTCCGCACTTGCAATCAATGTTCCTAGAGAAAAGTTCCACGACGGTCAAATCATTTGGTTTGTTTGTCCGGATTTTCTTTGTTAA